Below is a genomic region from Rhodohalobacter sp. 614A.
CTTGAGGATCACCATTTTCGTCAACCAGATACATAGGACGTTCGAGTTCAGTTCCCTGATTCTCAGTAAGAACAACGTGGCCAAGACTATTCACTGTAAAATCAGCCGGGCTATAACCACCAGGAATGTTTACAACCGTTCCGTCTACTACTGTCAGTTCATCAAGGGACGAGATGAATTTGTTTCCATACATCGCACCGTATTCCACACCTTCTTCAAATCGGAACAGATCGATAGCAGCGCCTTCGTCGCCTCCAACCCCTCTGGTAAATGGAGCTATACCACCCAGATCTGTTACAACTTGTGAAGTTGTTGAGAATGACAAGTTAAAACCGGCCTGTAAGTCCCGGGTATTAACCAGATTTCCCGATAAGCCAAGTTCAAGGGTTTTATTCTCAATCTCACCAACATTCTGCCATTGATGTGAAAATGGAGATGTACCCGTAAGTGGTGCCAGTAAATAATCATTGGTAATGTTTGCAAGTGCGTAATTAGCTACGAAATTGTACTTACCAAGGAAAGCAACATCAACACCCAACTCGAGTTCAGCCACTACAGATGGCTTAATCTCTGCATTTCCAAGAACATCTGGCAGAAGTACAGTACTTCCGGCCTCGTACGTTTCATACTGAGCTTCAAATGGAGGTCGGTTCCCCGAGGTACCATAGGAAGCCCTGAGCTTTAACTCATCAATATTGTCAATCTCAATGTCTTCTGAGACACGATAAGCAAGTGACCCCCGGTAGTAGACATTGTATCTCTCATCTTCACCAAATGCAGATGACCCATCGCTTCTGACCATCCCACCTACAATAATTTTGTCTCGATAATCAAATGTAGCATCAAGAATAAGATTTTCTACCCTTTCTTCCTCAACGAGATTGCCAATATTAAATGTGGATGCATCAAGAGCTCCAAAGCTTCGAATTCCACTTACAGAATAGTTATATCCTGAAAAATTATATCGCTCATACTCTCTGTCTTCGTAGAGATATTTACCGATAAGGTTGATATTGAAATCGTCAAGTTGAAAGTTACTCGCAGCCCACAACTCCGTAATGGCAGTTCTTTGGTTAATATCTGTTCTTCCCTCATAACCATTGTTATATGCCTGACTCGGGGTCGGTGTTTGATAACCTACAGGAGTTGATACTGTATTCAACTGATAACGCTGATCAATTGACTGCCGGGCATTTAATGATAGCCAATCTGCTACCTGGTAAGAAAGGTTCAGCCCAACAATATATCGCTCACGATTGATGTCATCCTGGAAGTTCTCTGCCACGTAAAGTGGATTTTGTTCATTACTTCCCAGACTATAACCTGTCGGATCGTTTGTGTAGGTTCCATCAGCATTTCGTTCTGTAAAATCGATGGCTGGCGGTGCAGAAAGTGCAGAGTAGAAAAAGTTCGATCCCTGCCCCTGTTCGCTAATATCAGGATATTCTGTATTTACATACGAACCACTGAAAGCGAGCTTGAATTTCTCATCATATAAATAATCAGCATTGAGCCTTACTGACTGCCTGTTGTAATCATTAAGGTTTTTAACGATACCACTTTGTGTCATGTCCTCAAATGATAAGAAATAGTTAAAATTACCTGAGGAGTTGGCAACATTTATATAGTTTGTATTGTAAGGCTGCCCAGTGTATATGGCATCCGTGTTATTGTAAGTTACAGGGTAGTCGTTGTCGAAAACTCTGTCCTCGTCAAACGTACCATAACCAGGCCACGATTCAACATATTTCCCATCAGACGTCAAGACAGCATCATTAACCCAGGGATGTTTATCAGTAGTTGGAAAATCTTTCGCAATTTCAGAAAATCCATATTCAGTGCGAACCGTAAAAGTTGGCTTATCGATACTTCTGCTGGCTCTTTTTGTAATAATCTGAATTACACCATTTCCTGCAAGTGATCCATACAGGGATGATCCGGCCGCGCCTTTTACAATCTCAATGCTTTCAACGTCCTGCATATTAATATCTGAAAGGCTTCCATCTGTAATTACACCATCAACAATAATCAGGGGACTCTGGTCACCGTTTATTGATGTTGATCCTCTCAACCGAATAGAGGCAGCAACAGAAGGGTCACCCGAGGCCTTAACGATTGTTACTCCAGGTACTTTAGCCTGAAGTGCCGACCCTACATCGGGGGCTGGAACCTCTTGCAGGCTTCTTTCACCAACTTTGGAAACTGAAAAACCGAGCTTGGTTGTTTGAGTTCCTGAACCCACACCAGTTACGACCACTTCTTCAAGACCAAGAACATCTTGTTCAAGAGAAACGTCATGCGTGATGGAAGAGTTACCCACCTGAATTTGAGAAGAATAGCTTTTGTACCCAATATAAGTGACGGTAATATTATATGTACCTTCTGGTACATTTGGGATTTCGTATTCACCATCGATATCAGTAGAGGCACCCAGTTGCAAGTCCTCTATTATAACATTAACACCAGGGAGTTCTTCACCGGTCCTGGAGTCTGTTACAGTACCCGATACACTACCCTGAGCAAACGCAGAAGTTGAGTATATAAAGGCACATATTACTAATGTAAGTAGCTTATAGTTCATATAAGACCTCATTTGTTGTTGTTTTGGTTAAGTGATAAGTAAGTAGCTGTACTTAAGATGATTAATCTCAATTCTTAGAGAGTTGTCAAACCACAAAGATGCCTCTGAGAAGAGTTCCTGAGATTACAAAGATGCCAATAATGTTTTGGTTAATGTCCTAGCTGGCGATACTTGTTGACTTCAAAGCCTTCATTCGTACTTGTCGGGTTAATTTAGTGTTTGAGAGAACCCATTTCAACTAATTTGAAAATTTTTTTAAATAAGGGAGTCACATATCACTAAACACTTTAAGAGTAACAGTATATTTGTTAAAATTTTGGCGAAAAAAACCCTATAAACTTAAAAAAAATAGTTATTTTCAAAACCGCCTCGTTTTAAATTTTTTTACTTGAGTTTAATTTCAAAACAATTAATAGGCTGCTTATTGGCTAAAATATTTGAATTCCCCTTATCCCATCTTGCGCTAATACGTAAGAAAAAGCTTTTAAAAAAACGCTCCTTACTCTTGATTTAATAATGCATCTATCATTCTTAGTGAACTGACTACTTCCCTCTTATTTTTTGGCGAATAGTATATCCATTTATGTAAGAATATATT
It encodes:
- a CDS encoding SusC/RagA family TonB-linked outer membrane protein; the encoded protein is MNYKLLTLVICAFIYSTSAFAQGSVSGTVTDSRTGEELPGVNVIIEDLQLGASTDIDGEYEIPNVPEGTYNITVTYIGYKSYSSQIQVGNSSITHDVSLEQDVLGLEEVVVTGVGSGTQTTKLGFSVSKVGERSLQEVPAPDVGSALQAKVPGVTIVKASGDPSVAASIRLRGSTSINGDQSPLIIVDGVITDGSLSDINMQDVESIEIVKGAAGSSLYGSLAGNGVIQIITKRASRSIDKPTFTVRTEYGFSEIAKDFPTTDKHPWVNDAVLTSDGKYVESWPGYGTFDEDRVFDNDYPVTYNNTDAIYTGQPYNTNYINVANSSGNFNYFLSFEDMTQSGIVKNLNDYNRQSVRLNADYLYDEKFKLAFSGSYVNTEYPDISEQGQGSNFFYSALSAPPAIDFTERNADGTYTNDPTGYSLGSNEQNPLYVAENFQDDINRERYIVGLNLSYQVADWLSLNARQSIDQRYQLNTVSTPVGYQTPTPSQAYNNGYEGRTDINQRTAITELWAASNFQLDDFNINLIGKYLYEDREYERYNFSGYNYSVSGIRSFGALDASTFNIGNLVEEERVENLILDATFDYRDKIIVGGMVRSDGSSAFGEDERYNVYYRGSLAYRVSEDIEIDNIDELKLRASYGTSGNRPPFEAQYETYEAGSTVLLPDVLGNAEIKPSVVAELELGVDVAFLGKYNFVANYALANITNDYLLAPLTGTSPFSHQWQNVGEIENKTLELGLSGNLVNTRDLQAGFNLSFSTTSQVVTDLGGIAPFTRGVGGDEGAAIDLFRFEEGVEYGAMYGNKFISSLDELTVVDGTVVNIPGGYSPADFTVNSLGHVVLTENQGTELERPMYLVDENGDPQVVNIGSTQPDFQLGLSGNFNYKNLGLFMVWDWSEGGKVYNYTRELLYNRNTHQDLEDYTKEGYDPQYLLAIDGLYNGSEAVSHFVEDGSFVKLRELSLSYTFTNQTLGSLGEYLRDIKVSVVGRNLLTFTEYTGYDPEVALRSNSTNFRIDEFAYPNFRTYSASVQVRF